The nucleotide window TATGCCGTTGGATGTGATGGCCTGCGACTGCGCCGTGATCTGTTCAGGATCAAGGCGGAGCCAGGTCTGTATGAGATCGAGGTAAACAACGCCCGGGAGATCCGGCTCGTGTTTAGTCCGATAAAAGTCCGCTATCCCGACTACCGCAAGGTCATCCCCAACCTGGAGCCTGAATCCACATACAGTGTCGTAGGCAAAAGCCCTCGGTTCGCCATGTGGATCGGGGCGGCTTTGGGGTGCTATGTGGATCCAAAGCTCATGCCGCTTGATGCCGATGAATTCGGAGAGGTATTCGTTCAGAAAAAGGATGGGTATATTATGCCTCTGACATTTCGGAATGATCTTTCGCTGGTTGTGGTTATGCCAATGAAGCTGGACGGAAAAATCAGTGAGCAACTGCAAAGTATGCAGCTTGGCCGTCTGCGCCATTTGCGGAAAATGAAAGTAGTAAAACAACAATCCAAGAAAGAGTCCGCCCCTTGGTGGACAGCGCTGGTCAAGCGCAAGGCGGCCTAGGCCGCCTGAGAGAGAGCGGTGCCATTATCCGCTCTCTTCTTTTTTGCTTCATGGATCGTTACTGGGAGTGTTGACGGTGCAAGTTTAATCCACTCAGGCCGACCACTTAACTCCTTTGCAAATGAAAAGTTTGCATTTCGATCTGCTTATTTAATTCAACTGCTATTTTGGCAGTCAGGGATCGCCATCGCCCCCGTATTTGATGAAGAGCCGAGCCTAATAACATTATGAATACGGGCCCCCATGCCCGGAATGGGTTTCATATTTAGGGTGTACTGGATAAGGATCGTTTCTCTAGGGGACTCCCTCACGCACGATCACAGTCCAGAGCCACTAACTCCCTTATCCCACTGATCCCTGACAAGAAAGCGACCTCCACGGCGCTAGGGTCGAACTGGAGGATGTCAGCCAGCAGCTGAAGTATGCATCACGGCTAGCCCCTCATGTAGAAGAAGGCGGTCGCTATCGTAAATCCGGAATCTCCATTTGGGGGCGGTTGCTTCGGGCTATCATTAAATGGAACAGGAAGTGTGGTCAGGTCGTCAAAAGGTAGGGATGTAAATTTCTATTGAGGATCGGGCTGAGGATTATATGTGCCTTCGGCTTCATTCCAGGATCGGGACTGCGCTCTGATGGCGATTAATTTTCCAAATGATACCTATCGCGATGACCGGGTATTAACCCTCTCAAGTCGGGCTTATCCCCAATACGGTAGATAGCGGCATTGAAAGGAAAGGCTATATTTTAATCCTTATACACGGCGTAGGTGTTGGGCTATGTCGGTATATCATTATACATAAAAGACTTAGGGTTAAAGTAGCTGTAGATGAATAGAGCGGTAATAGAAAGCAGATATTTGAAGCGGGAACTGGTGTTCGATGCCGGGTCGATGCGCTCAATGGCATTTTATGCCGGAACGGGCAATGAACCGCTCGCGGATATCTCGGTTGCGGATGAAGCGACGGTCACGATTGACGGGATCGAATATGTGCTGGGCAGCACGGGCTGTTCTGCAGAAACCGTAAAGACTCCGAGGGGTCAGCAACTGATCATTACCTGCGGTGAACAACCTGAACTTTCCGGTGTGGTCGTGAAACTGGTGTACGAGGCCTTTGACGATGTTCCGGCGCTGACTAAGCATATCAATGTGGAAAACGAAGGTCCGCGGGAGATATGCATCAACGGCATACAAGTCGAACGCATCAAACCGTTGATCGGAAAAAGTCATAAACTGTTGCTGGAGGACGATTATGTCCGTGACGCGCTTACGGTGGATGGAAAACGAGTTTACAGCCCCTGGATCGAAAAACATCGCCGGTATATCGATGCCTTTCTGAATCCCGGTGAAGAGGCATACTGCTTTGCCTATCCGGTGGATATGGATTGGGAGCTGAGGGCCGGCGAACGTTTTGAGTCATTTAAGGTGTATGAGTTTGTTGTGCCGAATACGGAAGAGGCGGGCCTGGCGGTCCGCAAGGCGACCCGCGCGCTTTTCCCGTGGACTTGTGACCGTGCGCTGGGCTGCAGCCTGGCGCCGGCGTCGAAGGTTGAGGAATATTATGTGGGCATTGACCGGGTTGCTGAAGCCGGCTTTGAATATGTCCATCTGAATCACGGCTGGATCAAGGGCGTGATGACGTCGCCCCTGTTTACCAATTACAGCGATTATGCGCTGCGCCCGGAGCTGTTTCAAAATGGGTGGGATGATATCCGCAAGCTGTCGGACTACGCGCACGCGAAAGGATTGCAGATTTCATTTTATTCTATCTATGTCAACACCTGGATGGAAGAGGGGGCGAATACCCCTAAAGCCTATACGGACCATGACTGGGAACTGATCTGGGCGGATGACGACGACAGCAGTCGTTGGGGTACTACGTTGGATCCCGCAGCGGGCTGGGGCGAGGTGGTGAACCGGAAGCTGTCGGAGGCGATTGATAAGGGCGGTTTTGATGCCTACCATCTGGATGGCCCTTACTATGGCGATATTTCTGTGGCTGAAAACCGTTCCGTGAAACCCGGCGGACCGAATCAGATGCTGGCGTGGGAATATCAGAAGACTTTCTACGAAAGGATGAAAGCGTCGGGTATTCATGGCGAGGCGGCCCAGGGATTCCAGGCATTTGCCCATGGCATGAGCCGAATTACGACGACCGGTTATGAAGAGGGCGATTTCGGTGATAAACCGATCCAGCAGCAGATTCTGGCGAACCGCAAAGCCGCTTATGATTTTACGAAGCTATACCGGCCTGAGCAGGCCACAACAGTCCTTCCGATCGTTGCCTGGAGTCCGGATGAGGATGCGCCGGATCTGCTGGTACCGATGGAAGAACATGCAGATGAATACAACGCCTACCTAGCCAATGTATATGGCTACGGATTTGAGGGAAAACCTTTTTGCAAAGTGCCCTTTGAAGGGCCGAAGAGCAAGGCGGTCGTGCAGCGCTGGCTGACCTTCTGGAAAGATCATTCCGAGTATTTTAAACAAGGGTATCTGCTCCATCTCAAGAAACCTGACGGGGAGCATCTTGATGCGGTCATGCATCTGCTCGATACCGGGCGGGAAGAAAAGGCCCTAGTCGTAGTGTATAACCCGGCAGAGCTGGAGTTGTCCGGCGGGATCAATCTTTCGGTCCCCGGATTTGAGGGGCGCGAAAAGACCTGGGGCTATAAGGCGGAATCCGGCGCGACCGGGACTGTGGAGGGGGACTGTCTTCCGGTCTCTGTACCCCCGTCTGACGCAACCTGGTACGAACTGTGGGAATTAAAAGAACAAGGGGACATCTGAAATGTCGTTTGGTAACCTCCACCTGATCGATTGGATCGTGGTAATCATCTATTTTGTGGTCTGTATTATTGTTGGCCTGTTGTTTGTCAAAAAAGCCAGCGGCAGTACCGATGACTACTTTCTTGCCGGCCGGAAGCTTCCTTGGTGGATAGCCGGGACATCTATTGTCGCCACCATGTTTGCCGCGGATACTCCGCTTTTTCATACTGGAAACGTGAGACAATTCGGTCTGGATGCAGGCTGGCTGTTCTTTATACCCGGATTTGGTGTGGTGATGGCTGCGGTGCTGTTTGCGCGGTTGTGGCGCCGGGCGAGGGTAGTGACCGAAGTTGAACTCTTAGAGATGCGGTATTCAGGCAAGGCCGCCACGGTTTTCCGGGGATTTAACGCGGTATACGGCGGGGTCTTCAAGGCGGCCGTAACGCTGGGCTGGGTTACGCTTGCCATGGGCGTTATTCTCGAATCACTGTTCGGTATAGATCGATATATCGGCACCATGATCTTCATGGGCATTGTTTTGGTTTATTCCATCAGCTCCGGTCTTTGGGGGGTGGTTGCCACGGACTTCATTCAGTACATCGTTGCTACATTCGGCACCATCTATCTTGCTTTTGCCGCGGTCAAGGAGTGCGGAGGCCTGGTCGCCATGCGGGAACAGCTGATGGCTGTTCCTGATTGGAGTGGAAGTGCCATGCGCGTCATTCCCGATCCCTCTGCCTGGAATCCGAATTTCAGCTGGATGCTGATTATTGGCTGGCTGTTGATCTACAGTATTGAGCTGTCCACCTCCGGCGGCTTTATGGGGCAGCGCATCTATGCATCGAAGGATGAGAAGAATGCATCGCATTCGCTCCTGTGGTTCGGCTTCTGCTACTACGTACTGAACGGTTGGCCGTGGATCGTGACGGGGCTGGCTTCCATCATTATTCTCGGTGCCACCAACGAAGCCGCCGGACTAGAAAACTATGATGGCACCTATCCGGCGATGATTGTTAAACTGATGCCGGTCGGTATGCTGGGCATTATGGGCGCGGCAATGATTGCCGCCTTCATGTCCACTATTTCCACGATTTTGAACTGGGGTTCATCGCTGATGGTGAACGATTTCTATCGCCGATTTGTCGTGAAAGGCAAGAGCAAGCATCATTATGTCTGGGCATCGCGGGCTTTCTCATTGGGACTCGCCGTATTCGGGGTCTGGTTTGCCTTCCAGTTCGACAGCATCACGCAGATTCTTCTGCGCATGCCGCTGTACCTGATCGGCGGTGTGTTGGTCTTTGTTTTCCGCTGGCTCTGGTCCCGTACCAACATATGGTCCGAGATTGCCGCCATGGTCGGTTCCATTGTTGTCGCGCTCTTTATTGATTTTATTCTGGTGCCGAAACTGCACATCTGGGAGCCGAACGAGGCGATTCCCGACCATAACTGGTTTGTTTACTTCGGCCATAAAATGGTGCTGGTTCTGGTGGCCACGACCGTCATCTGGGTCATTACCACCTTGCTGACCAAGCCGGTGGATGATGAGACGCTGAAGAAATTTTATAAACACACTGTCCCGCCGGGGCCGGGCTGGAAGCGCATCCGGAAGCTCTGTGGAGAGGAAACACCGCAGCCTTCGCCGTTGAGTAAAATCCTGCTGGCCTGGCTGTCGGGGGTTGTCGGTCTCTTTGTCCTGTTGTTTGCAATCGGATACCTGGTCGCATGCCAATGGGTGATGAGCGGGGTGCTGCTGGCTGTGTCCGCAGCCGGGTTTATAGCCTACTTCAAGCTGTACAGCACCTTAACGCACTACGATGACCTTGATCAGCAGGACTACGACGTAAGCTGAGATCATAATTTAGGAGTCCGGCGCGGGTCGGACGAATGGAAAATATAGTTAACCAAAAATCGAGAGATAGATATGAATATAAAAAAAACAGACGGTAAACTGGAGGTCAATGGCGACTGCTACACCTTGACGTATGATGCGGAGCGTCCGCTGCATGTAAACATTATGTACTCTAACGGCATCGGTGCTGAATTCTTCGTGGCGTCCGGTTGTGACCGCGATGACGGAATCGATGAGCTGATCGAATTGAGCGCGCCGACGATCGATGAGTCCGGCGAAACTGCGGTGTTGCAGTTTGTCGGGAAAACCACCCTGTGGGATAAAGTGGAATACAGCTTTGAGCTGGGTACAGAACAGATTGTTTACGGCTACAAAGTCTACGGGCAGGGCAAACTCGAAAACGTTCGCTACTTTGAAGGCTTCCTCAAAGACGATCCCGCGCGCGAAAAATATTTTTATCCTTACTTCTGCGGCCCGGGCCGTCATCTGGCCTACCATCGCCCGGTCAAGGATTTCATGACATCATCAACCCCCAACTTCGATGTGCTTTATACGTTTTGTGTGACCTCCGCTGACAAGCGCGTGTTCGGCTTCTACGAAGATGCAAGCATTCGTGTAGATGGGGATCGCCATTACTTCGGCGGAGACTGGCTCGCAACCCCGGCTCCATTCCTCTTCATGATGGGAAATAAGGAACAGAAGAACTGGGTCACACTCGGCCTTGCTGTGAAAACCGGCGAAGCCGGCTTCATGGGCTATCACTATCGTGGTGGCGAAGGGTTTGGTCTTGAGCTCGATTATTATGGCTACACCGAAGTGAACGGGGAGTGGGAAAGTCCCAAAATCCTGATGATGGAAGCCGGTAAGAACGTTTATGATGCCCTTGATGACCACACGGCATTTTTGGCTGAAAACGGATGCATGGCGAAGAAAGATCGCAGCGAAACTCCGACCTGGTGGAAAAAGCCGATCTTCGGCGGGTGGGGCGAGCAGGTCTATCACTCAAACCGCTGGGATAACTATTTGAGTGGTGATCATGATGACTGGGCAAAAGACAACTGTGATAGGTTCTGCACGCAGGCGGCCTACGAAGAAATGCTCACGACCTTGGAGTCGAAAGGCATTGATCCGACCATCCTCATCATTGATAACCGTTGGTTCCTGAACGAGTCACATCTCGAAGTCGATACGGAACTGTGGCCGGACCTCAAGGGCTTTATTGCCGATCAGCATGCGAAGGACCGCAAGGTCATCCTGTGGGTATCTCCATGGAGCTACTGCAAGTCGGCAAAAGGCTCAGCGCTTCCGGTCGAGGAAAGCATGATGGTTCATGAAGATGAACTTTATTCGCTCGAGTTGGATACAGATGTCTTCTACAAAGCATGCAAGCGTGATGTCAAAAAGGTGACTCGCTATCATCCGCTGCCGGAACCGACCCTTACCGATCCCAACTGGAAGTATGTTGCTGACCCGCAAAACCCGGCATACATTAAACGCATTAAAGACCGCATCAAGTATCTGCTGTCTGAGGACGGGCTGAATGCGGACGGGTTTGAGTTTGACTACACCCATTTCATTCCGCGTTTCCGGGCAACGAAGCCGGTTGGGTGTGAGCATGAGGTCAAGTGGGGCAACGAGGCGCTTCATAACATGATCGAGCTTTATTATTATGGTGCGAAGGAAGCGAAGGAAGATGCATTGGTTATCTCGCATACCTTTAATCCATATTTCAACGATGTGATCGACATGCTGCGCCTGCAGGATATCTACACGGATATGAAAAGCATTGTTCCGCAGATGGATCATCGTGCAAAGATTGCTCAGAAGGTTGCGCCTGCGTGTGAGATTCATACCGATCAGCATCCGATGCCGAGTTTAGAAGCGTGGGAAGAATATGCTCAGTACCAACCGGGAATCGGGAATCCGTGCCTCTACTATGTTACTGGTATGGAAACGACCAAGGAAAAGATCACGGATGAGCAGTGGAAACTGCTGGGCGACGTCTGGAAGAAATACAACGACTCCCTGTAAGGGTTGAGAGCGGCAAAAAGGTGAAGAATATGAGAAAAGTGATTAAATGGTTTGTGCTGCTTCTTGTTGCCCAGAACCTTTTTGCCGCTCCTGCGGTGCTGGAGGCGGGACGGTTTAAGCTGCGCTTCGCCGCAGACGGGAAGCCGGCATCGTTTGCGTTGCCGGATGGAACGGAACTGCTGAATGTAGGCGATCCCGGGCGGGGTTTTTATCTAAAGAATGCCAGTAAAGCAGTCATCGATCTGCCGGTGGTCTGGGTTCGGGATTCGAATCAACTGATCGTTGAATCCGAGAACCGCACCCAGCAGATCATCTTCGATCTGACGGAAGGCGATCAGTATGTGGGGTTGCAGATCAGGCAACTGAAAGGGATTCCGAAGTCCAGCGCGCTGACGCTGCACTTTGAGATGAATGCAGGCGGGAATGTGAAAGCACTCGCGCTCGACTTCATGACCCCGCACCTAGATCATCTGAAGGGTCGGATTCAGGTGGATTGGCCCTTCCTCTATCACCGCTATAAGGACGATCCGCTCGGCGGGTTTGCGCTCTACTGTCCAACGGATAAAACGGATGAAGACGATACCTTGCTGCATATGTGGGGTGAATTGGACCTTCCGCATCCGGCGGTGAATGGCGAGTGGGATTACGCGGCCGCCAAAAAG belongs to Pontiella desulfatans and includes:
- a CDS encoding TIM-barrel domain-containing protein, whose translation is MNIKKTDGKLEVNGDCYTLTYDAERPLHVNIMYSNGIGAEFFVASGCDRDDGIDELIELSAPTIDESGETAVLQFVGKTTLWDKVEYSFELGTEQIVYGYKVYGQGKLENVRYFEGFLKDDPAREKYFYPYFCGPGRHLAYHRPVKDFMTSSTPNFDVLYTFCVTSADKRVFGFYEDASIRVDGDRHYFGGDWLATPAPFLFMMGNKEQKNWVTLGLAVKTGEAGFMGYHYRGGEGFGLELDYYGYTEVNGEWESPKILMMEAGKNVYDALDDHTAFLAENGCMAKKDRSETPTWWKKPIFGGWGEQVYHSNRWDNYLSGDHDDWAKDNCDRFCTQAAYEEMLTTLESKGIDPTILIIDNRWFLNESHLEVDTELWPDLKGFIADQHAKDRKVILWVSPWSYCKSAKGSALPVEESMMVHEDELYSLELDTDVFYKACKRDVKKVTRYHPLPEPTLTDPNWKYVADPQNPAYIKRIKDRIKYLLSEDGLNADGFEFDYTHFIPRFRATKPVGCEHEVKWGNEALHNMIELYYYGAKEAKEDALVISHTFNPYFNDVIDMLRLQDIYTDMKSIVPQMDHRAKIAQKVAPACEIHTDQHPMPSLEAWEEYAQYQPGIGNPCLYYVTGMETTKEKITDEQWKLLGDVWKKYNDSL
- a CDS encoding sodium:solute symporter family protein yields the protein MSFGNLHLIDWIVVIIYFVVCIIVGLLFVKKASGSTDDYFLAGRKLPWWIAGTSIVATMFAADTPLFHTGNVRQFGLDAGWLFFIPGFGVVMAAVLFARLWRRARVVTEVELLEMRYSGKAATVFRGFNAVYGGVFKAAVTLGWVTLAMGVILESLFGIDRYIGTMIFMGIVLVYSISSGLWGVVATDFIQYIVATFGTIYLAFAAVKECGGLVAMREQLMAVPDWSGSAMRVIPDPSAWNPNFSWMLIIGWLLIYSIELSTSGGFMGQRIYASKDEKNASHSLLWFGFCYYVLNGWPWIVTGLASIIILGATNEAAGLENYDGTYPAMIVKLMPVGMLGIMGAAMIAAFMSTISTILNWGSSLMVNDFYRRFVVKGKSKHHYVWASRAFSLGLAVFGVWFAFQFDSITQILLRMPLYLIGGVLVFVFRWLWSRTNIWSEIAAMVGSIVVALFIDFILVPKLHIWEPNEAIPDHNWFVYFGHKMVLVLVATTVIWVITTLLTKPVDDETLKKFYKHTVPPGPGWKRIRKLCGEETPQPSPLSKILLAWLSGVVGLFVLLFAIGYLVACQWVMSGVLLAVSAAGFIAYFKLYSTLTHYDDLDQQDYDVS
- a CDS encoding bromodomain-containing protein, with product MKAIELKNGDRGDPDFHRMRSLLACVGKDKMRPELHYILVEKTKGGVYAVGCDGLRLRRDLFRIKAEPGLYEIEVNNAREIRLVFSPIKVRYPDYRKVIPNLEPESTYSVVGKSPRFAMWIGAALGCYVDPKLMPLDADEFGEVFVQKKDGYIMPLTFRNDLSLVVVMPMKLDGKISEQLQSMQLGRLRHLRKMKVVKQQSKKESAPWWTALVKRKAA